One region of Glycine max cultivar Williams 82 chromosome 9, Glycine_max_v4.0, whole genome shotgun sequence genomic DNA includes:
- the LOC100791034 gene encoding ABC transporter B family member 28 isoform X1 — MASATTTTLSHHHHLPLLLHSPLSIKFTKPPLSLSLSRRPLLTNPLHARFLLPPPRAYAAAPASDPNFADPDPKLAGSDPENARPRNVITWSLLCTLLMKHKLRLALAVATLFACSTCTLSMPIFSGRFFEVLIGTRPEPLWKLLSKIGVLYALEPLLTIIFVINMNIVWEKIMSTLRAQIFGRILIQKIEFFDKYKVGELTGLLTSDLGSLKNIVSENVSRDRGFRALSEVIGTIFILFSLSPQLAPILGVLMLAVSISIAVYKRSTLPVFKAHGMVQASISDCVTETFSAIRTVRSFGGEKRQMFTFANQVLSFQSSGIKLGTFKSVNESLTRVAVYISLIALYCLGGSKVKAGELSVGTMASFIGYTFTLTFAVQGLVNTFGDLRGTFAAVERINSVLSGAQVDDALAYGLERELRQKTLDDENYKLILSNISTENNQKHYLHYMSALKTSSNLFSLAWSGDICLEDVYFSYPLRPDVEILRGLNLRLKFGTVTALVGPSGAGKSTVVQLLSRFYEPTSGCITVAGEDVRTFDKSEWARVVSIVNQEPVLFSVSVGENIAYGLPDEDVSKEDVIKAAKAANAHDFIISLPQGYDTLVGERGGLLSGGQRQRIAIARALLKNAPILILDEATSALDAVSERLVQDALNHLMKGRTTLVIAHRLSTVQNAYQIALCSEGRIAELGTHFELLAKKGQYASLVGTQRLAFE; from the exons ATGGCCtctgcaacaacaacaacactctCTCACCATCATCACCTTCCTCTCCTCCTTCATTCTCCTCTTTCCATCAAATTTACCAAACCGcccctctctctttccctcTCGCGACGCCCCCTTCTAACGAACCCTCTCCACGCGCGCTTCCTCCTCCCTCCGCCACGCGCCTACGCCGCCGCGCCCGCGTCCGACCCGAATTTCGCCGACCCCGATCCGAAACTCGCCGGGTCGGACCCGGAGAACGCGAGGCCACGGAATGTCATCACGTGGAGCCTCCTCTGCACGCTCCTCATGAAGCACAAGCTGCGCCTCGCCCTCGCGGTCGCAACGCTCTTCGCCTGCTCCACCTGTACCCTATCCATGCCCATCTTTTCCG GACGGTTTTTTGAAGTTCTAATTGGCACTAGACCTGAGCCGTTATGGAAGCTGCTTAGTAAAATTGGAGTTCTGTATGCCCTGGAGCCACTTTTgactattatttttgttataaacaTGAACATAGTGTGGGAGAAAATTATGTCAACACTAAGAGCTCAGATCTTTGGAAGAATATTGATTCAAAAG ATTGAATTTTTTGACAAATACAAG GTTGGTGAACTCACAGGTTTGCTAACATCTGATTTGGGTTCTCTTAAAAATATAGTCAGTGAGAATGTCTCAAGGGATCGCGGATTCAGAGCATTATCTGAG GTCATTGGAACAATATTcatacttttttctttatccCCACAACTGGCACCCATTCTGGGTGTTCTGATGCTCGCAGTTTCCATTTCAATTG CTGTCTACAAGAGATCTACTTTGCCGGTTTTTAAAGCACATGGGATGGTCCAAGCATCTATATCTGATTGTGTAACAGAAACATTTTCTGCTATTCGAACA GTAAGATCATTTGGGGGTGAAAAGCGCCAGATGTTCACATTTGCTAACCAG GTTCTATCTTTCCAATCAAGTGGGATAAAgcttggaactttcaaatctgtaAATGAGTCCTTGACTAGAGTTgctgtttatatttctttaatagCATTGTATTGTCTTGGAGGAAGCAAGGTTAAGGCG GGTGAGCTCTCTGTTGGAACCATGGCATCTTTTATTGGATATACTTTCACTTTAACATTCGCT GTTCAAGGATTGGTTAACACTTTTGGAGATCTTCGTGGAACTTTTGCTGCTGTTGAGAGGATCAACTCTGTTTTATCTGGAGCTCAAGTTGATGATGCCCTTGCCTATGGCTTAGAAAGAGAACTGAGACAAAAAACACTGGATGATGAAAACTATAAATTGATCTTATCAAATATTTCTACTGAGAATAACCAAAAACATTATTTGCATTACATGTCAGCTCTCAAAACATCAAGCAATTTGTTTAGCTTAGCATGGTCTGGAGATATTTGTCTTGAAG ATGTATATTTCTCCTATCCTTTAAGGCCAGATGTGGAAATCTTGCGTGGCTTAAATTTAAGACTAAAATTTGGAACTGTAACTGCACTGGTCGGTCCTAGTGGTGCAGGCAAAAGTACTGTAGTACAGCTATTATCTCGTTTTTATGAG CCAACAAGTGGCTGTATAACAGTTGCAGGAGAGGATGTCCGAACATTTGATAAGAGTGAATGGGCTCGGGTTGTATCGATTGTAAATCAA GAGCCTGTTCTGTTTTCGGTTTCTGTTGGGGAAAATATTGCATATGGGCTTCCTGATGAAGATGTTTCTAAAGAAGATGTGATTAAGGCAGCGAAAGCTGCAAATGCTCATGACTTTATAATTTCACTTCCACAG GGCTATGATACACTTGTTGGTGAGCGTGGAGGCCTACTGAGTGGAGGACAAAGACAG AGAATTGCTATTGCCCGGGCTCTCCTAAAGAATGCTCCTATCCTTATACTTGATGag GCTACCAGTGCCCTTGATGCTGTCAGTGAGCGATTGGTCCAGGATGCTCTCAACCATCTGATGAAGGGAAGGACAACATTAGTAATAGCACATCGATTAAGCACAGTCCAAAATGCATATCAAATTGCACTCTGTTCTGAGGGGCGGATTGCAGAACTAGGCACCCATTTTGAGTTATTGGCTAAGAAAGGCCAATATGCTTCACTGGTTGGCACACAAAGGCTtgcatttgaataa
- the LOC100791034 gene encoding ABC transporter B family member 28 isoform X2 — translation MNIVWEKIMSTLRAQIFGRILIQKIEFFDKYKVGELTGLLTSDLGSLKNIVSENVSRDRGFRALSEVIGTIFILFSLSPQLAPILGVLMLAVSISIAVYKRSTLPVFKAHGMVQASISDCVTETFSAIRTVRSFGGEKRQMFTFANQVLSFQSSGIKLGTFKSVNESLTRVAVYISLIALYCLGGSKVKAGELSVGTMASFIGYTFTLTFAVQGLVNTFGDLRGTFAAVERINSVLSGAQVDDALAYGLERELRQKTLDDENYKLILSNISTENNQKHYLHYMSALKTSSNLFSLAWSGDICLEDVYFSYPLRPDVEILRGLNLRLKFGTVTALVGPSGAGKSTVVQLLSRFYEPTSGCITVAGEDVRTFDKSEWARVVSIVNQEPVLFSVSVGENIAYGLPDEDVSKEDVIKAAKAANAHDFIISLPQGYDTLVGERGGLLSGGQRQRIAIARALLKNAPILILDEATSALDAVSERLVQDALNHLMKGRTTLVIAHRLSTVQNAYQIALCSEGRIAELGTHFELLAKKGQYASLVGTQRLAFE, via the exons aTGAACATAGTGTGGGAGAAAATTATGTCAACACTAAGAGCTCAGATCTTTGGAAGAATATTGATTCAAAAG ATTGAATTTTTTGACAAATACAAG GTTGGTGAACTCACAGGTTTGCTAACATCTGATTTGGGTTCTCTTAAAAATATAGTCAGTGAGAATGTCTCAAGGGATCGCGGATTCAGAGCATTATCTGAG GTCATTGGAACAATATTcatacttttttctttatccCCACAACTGGCACCCATTCTGGGTGTTCTGATGCTCGCAGTTTCCATTTCAATTG CTGTCTACAAGAGATCTACTTTGCCGGTTTTTAAAGCACATGGGATGGTCCAAGCATCTATATCTGATTGTGTAACAGAAACATTTTCTGCTATTCGAACA GTAAGATCATTTGGGGGTGAAAAGCGCCAGATGTTCACATTTGCTAACCAG GTTCTATCTTTCCAATCAAGTGGGATAAAgcttggaactttcaaatctgtaAATGAGTCCTTGACTAGAGTTgctgtttatatttctttaatagCATTGTATTGTCTTGGAGGAAGCAAGGTTAAGGCG GGTGAGCTCTCTGTTGGAACCATGGCATCTTTTATTGGATATACTTTCACTTTAACATTCGCT GTTCAAGGATTGGTTAACACTTTTGGAGATCTTCGTGGAACTTTTGCTGCTGTTGAGAGGATCAACTCTGTTTTATCTGGAGCTCAAGTTGATGATGCCCTTGCCTATGGCTTAGAAAGAGAACTGAGACAAAAAACACTGGATGATGAAAACTATAAATTGATCTTATCAAATATTTCTACTGAGAATAACCAAAAACATTATTTGCATTACATGTCAGCTCTCAAAACATCAAGCAATTTGTTTAGCTTAGCATGGTCTGGAGATATTTGTCTTGAAG ATGTATATTTCTCCTATCCTTTAAGGCCAGATGTGGAAATCTTGCGTGGCTTAAATTTAAGACTAAAATTTGGAACTGTAACTGCACTGGTCGGTCCTAGTGGTGCAGGCAAAAGTACTGTAGTACAGCTATTATCTCGTTTTTATGAG CCAACAAGTGGCTGTATAACAGTTGCAGGAGAGGATGTCCGAACATTTGATAAGAGTGAATGGGCTCGGGTTGTATCGATTGTAAATCAA GAGCCTGTTCTGTTTTCGGTTTCTGTTGGGGAAAATATTGCATATGGGCTTCCTGATGAAGATGTTTCTAAAGAAGATGTGATTAAGGCAGCGAAAGCTGCAAATGCTCATGACTTTATAATTTCACTTCCACAG GGCTATGATACACTTGTTGGTGAGCGTGGAGGCCTACTGAGTGGAGGACAAAGACAG AGAATTGCTATTGCCCGGGCTCTCCTAAAGAATGCTCCTATCCTTATACTTGATGag GCTACCAGTGCCCTTGATGCTGTCAGTGAGCGATTGGTCCAGGATGCTCTCAACCATCTGATGAAGGGAAGGACAACATTAGTAATAGCACATCGATTAAGCACAGTCCAAAATGCATATCAAATTGCACTCTGTTCTGAGGGGCGGATTGCAGAACTAGGCACCCATTTTGAGTTATTGGCTAAGAAAGGCCAATATGCTTCACTGGTTGGCACACAAAGGCTtgcatttgaataa